In one Dreissena polymorpha isolate Duluth1 chromosome 7, UMN_Dpol_1.0, whole genome shotgun sequence genomic region, the following are encoded:
- the LOC127839274 gene encoding ficolin-2-like, with amino-acid sequence MRKQHDDFDSRFKSAERKLRSDINKNKNEAKADITATQTLLHTIQNDTRAYCDDRLILLNESFENRSLKTLQEISRITSVITNLKTSNEISKNVSDDISRRQSKYHNSCDGVAVSGEYIINPYGMKVYCDVDSKNKGWIVIQRRMDGSVDFNRSWADYKAGFGNVKGEFWLGNEYIYQLTKDQPKELRIDMETFDGRKRYALYSAFSVLSESEKYKLRVAGNTGDARDNLETVHNNVSFSTFDADNDQSTTGCCACKYGGGWWYDQCFLVNLNGKYFKESETASDWQGIRWYSFTSITQSLKYVQMSIH; translated from the coding sequence ATGAGAAAACAACATGACGACTTTGATTCAAGATTTAAGAGTGCGGAAAGGAAATTACGTTCggacataaacaaaaacaaaaatgaagcAAAAGCGGACATTACTGCGACACAGACACTACTTCACACTATCCAGAATGACACGCGTGCATACTGCGACGACCGGTTAATTCTTTTAAATGAATCATTTGAGAATCGTTCATTGAAAACATTACAGGAAATATCTCGAATAACATCAGTTATTACAAATCTTAAAACCTCGAATGAAATCTCGAAGAACGTTAGTGATGATATCAGTCGGCGTCAAAGCAAATACCATAATTCTTGTGACGGTGTGGCGGTGAGTGGTGAATACATCATAAATCCATATGGTATGAAGGTGTATTGTGATGTGGACTCCAAGAACAAGGGCTGGATAGTTATTCAGAGGAGAATGGACGGGTCTGTAGATTTCAATCGCAGTTGGGCCGATTACAAAGCTGGCTTCGGCAACGTGAAAGGCGAATTCTGGTTGGGCAATGAGTATATCTACCAGCTAACTAAGGACCAACCGAAAGAGCTGAGGATTGATATGGAGACGTTCGATGGACGAAAGAGATATGCATTGTATTCTGCATTCAGTGTTTTATCTGAGTCTGAGAAGTATAAGCTCCGTGTGGCCGGAAACACTGGTGACGCAAGAGATAATTTAGAAACTGTGCATAATAATGTGTCGTTTTCAACTTTCGATGCCGATAATGACCAATCGACGACAGGTTGCTGTGCTTGCAAGTACGGAGGAGGTTGGTGGTATGATCAGTGTTTCTTGGTAAATCTAAACGGCAAATACTTTAAAGAAAGTGAGACTGCTTCTGACTGGCAAGGAATTCGTTGGTATTCATTCACTAGTATAACGCAATCTTTGAAATATGTGCAAATGAGCATTCACTAA